In Tripterygium wilfordii isolate XIE 37 chromosome 17, ASM1340144v1, whole genome shotgun sequence, the genomic window atataattaatttgtttgtagGCCTTGCAATATTGCATAGTGTATTCCcaatagtgtaaattttgcACAATGCAGTTGGTAAATACATTGACAGTCAGGGGCGGAGCCAGGAATACATGTTAGGGGGGACTGTTAAGAGTTGGCGGGGGGCCCCCGGAATTTTTTTAAGGAATCTTTACAATATTACACCTATTTAAGATATATTATCTTGATATTTTGATGGCATAAAAGAACCcaaaatgtcaaatataaaTTCATTATACATATTGAAAAGGCCCTGCTTTTAGATATCTCCGTCTGATCTCATCTCGTTGGTTAACTGGATAATCACTAATTGGGATACGCAAGCCTGGATCTCGTTCAAAAGAAAAGGTGTCTGAAATGTGCACATTAGGAATTGAGCTTTCAACTACCACGGTTTCAGAAGTCTGCACATTAGGAATTGAAGTTTGTGCTACCTCAGTTTGTTGATCATCATTAAGACCATATTTCTttttaaagaaggaaaaaagagtttTCACTCTTTTAGTTGATGGTTGTTGATGAGACATTATGTTTATAACCTAAGTAAACAAAACAACtttaacaatcaatttaaatgCAATGGCATGTCACCCACATGCCTGAGATTAACAAAAAATCtattaaatgaaatttaaaTGCAATGGCATGTCACCCACATGCCTGGGATTAACAAAAAATCTAACCTTGATAGTAATAGGTTGATTTCTCCGCTGACAACTTCGATAAACAAATGAACTTTCTACAAATTGAACTTTCTACAATaacaaaataatcaattatcaatAGCTATCTCCATTCTAAccaaagaaacacaaaatagTAGAGGGAATTATTTCATATATTAATATACAGAACTATAAAagaattacaatttacaaaaaaTAGGGAATCTAAAGTGAAGAAATCAAACCCAGTATGCGAGTCTGGGTCTGGGTTTAGGAGGATTTGAGCAGAAACCTTGACTTTGTGAATCTAAAGCGAAGAAATCAAACCTAGTATTAGCTACGGCATACGACGCTTGATAGAACGACTGAACGACAAAAACTGGACAGAAACCCTGCCTTTGTGAATCTTAGCTTCGGTGCTCGATAGAAGATTAGAAAGAGATTCTAAAAAATTGGGCTTACAAAGAGTTTCTTGTATGTTGTGGGCCTGATTTTTTAATTCTTTGTATTAGGTCATAATAAGATTAGGCCTTGGGCTATTGAATAAAGGAATGGGCCTCTAAGATGGCCTTCTTCAATTCTTAGTATTATATTATACTTAGAAACTTCAATATAACTAATACAAGTAAAAGTATATGTGTATCGGTATAACTAATATATGaataagtgtattttttttaaaaaaaaaaatctggggGGGCTACAGCCCAGTGCAGCCCCCCTACCTCCGCCCCTGTTGGCAGTATGAAAGTGTATTTGGTTATTGTTCTTGCATAAGACTTTTGCGGACTCGTTTCACATAGATCTCAgttgttgatttgattattttggCTTGCTGTGTTCAAGATCCCAATGATTACACTTTGCTATTTTGGTGGTGTACTTGTCCGCATTATTTATGTACGTTGTGATTTCTGGTAGTGTATTTCTCCTAGTGTGTTTACCCCAATGGGTTATTACACAATGAAATATGACAGTGTATTTAGCCCAGGAGGTTATTCCACCATGCATTTGGTAGTGTATTTAGCCCAGTGTGTTATTGCAATATTTGGGCACAATGTAATTATCCCAAAGATTGTTGGGTATTGTCTCAAAAATATAGCAACCTTGATAGATACATCAAATTCTAAGCTCTTTTTAGATACTACAAAAATGGGGATGCAACCATTGGGGTCTCGGACAATGCATATTGTATTTGGAACATTGTAAATTATGCACAATGCACTCGTTCAATACACTGACATTTTGATATGTAATTGTTTTTCGAACGCATTGAACAAGAAACACGTGGAAATTATGCCttgaggattttatttttattgacataGATTGTATTGAAGACTGTCGAAGACGTTATCAATTTTGTTAAATACACTGGTAATTCATTAACAAATGGGTAATAAATACTCTACTGAAAGAAAATGTAATAAAGCACTACCATGGACAACTATATTAAATACCCTattaattcgtaatgcattaacgTATGAGATACAAATACACtataaaaacataatgtaataaggcac contains:
- the LOC119981978 gene encoding uncharacterized protein LOC119981978; the encoded protein is MRTIFVVQSFYQASYAVANTRFDFFALDSQSQGFCSNPPKPRPRLAYWKVQFVESSFVYRSCQRRNQPITIKVINIMSHQQPSTKRVKTLFSFFKKKYGLNDDQQTEVAQTSIPNVQTSETVVVESSIPNVHISDTFSFERDPGLRIPISDYPVNQRDEIRRRYLKAGPFQYV